From the Comamonas antarctica genome, the window CCAATGTGCTGGCCAAGTCGGGCAAGGCCGTCGAAGTCGCGGGCGACATCGATGTGCTGCTGCTCGACAAGACCGGCACCATCACCCATGGCGACCGCCAGGCCACCGCCTTCCACGCCCTGCCCGGCGTGGGCTTGCCGCAGCTGCGCGAGGCCGCGCTGCTGGCCTCGCTCGCCGACCCGACGCCCGAAGGCAAGTCGGTGGTGAAGCTGGCCGGCCTGGCGCTTGAGGCACCCGCCGGCGCGCAGTTCGTGCCGTTTTCGGCGCAAACGCGCATGTCGGGCGTGGACCTGCCGGGCGGGCGCGTGATCCGCAAGGGCGCGCTGGCGGCAATGGCCGCGCATGTGCGCGCGCTGGGCGGCCAGGTGCCGGTGGCGCTGGAGCAGCGCGTGGCCGACATCGCGCGCACCGGCGCCACGCCGCTGGTGGTCAGCGACGGGCGCCAGCTGCTGGGCGTGATCGCGCTGTCGGACGTCGTCAAGCACGGCATCCGCGAGCGTTTCGCGCAGCTGCGCGCAATGGGCATCAAGACGGTGATGATCACTGGCGACAACCCGCTCACGGCGGCGCATATCGCGGCCGAGGCCGGGGTCGATGACTACATTGCCGAGGCGCGGCCCGAGGACAAGCTCGCGCGCATCCGCGCCGAGCAGGCCGAAGGCCGGCTGGTGGCCATGGTCGGCGATGGCACCAATGACGCGCCCGCGCTGGCCCAGGCCGACATCGGGCTGGCGATGAACTCGGGCACGCAGGCCGCCAAGGAGGCCGGCAACATGGTCGATCTCGACTCCGATCCGGCCAAGCTGCTGGCCGTGGTGGAGATCGGCAAGCAGCAGCTCATCACGCGCGGCGCGCTGACCACCTTCTCGCTGGCCAACGACGTGTCGAAGTACTTTGCCATCCTGCCCGCGCTGTTTGCCGTGGCGATTCCGCAGATGGCCGCGCTCAACGTGATGCAGCTGTCGAGCCCTTCGAGCGCGGTGCTGTCGGCGCTGGTCTTCAACGCCGTGATCATTCCGCTGCTGATTCCCCTCGCGCTGCGCGGCGTGCGCTTTCGCGCCGCGGGCGCAACCGCGCTGCTGCGCCGCAACATGCTGGTCTACGGCCTGGGCGGGCTGCTGCTGCCTTTCATTGCCATCAAGCTCATCGACCTGCTGCTGTCGACGCTGTTCCACCTCTGAGGGTTCTGTCATGGATATTTCCACTTTTCCCGGCGCTGCGCCGGCCCCGGCCCCGGCCGCGCTGGCAGCGCGCGGCCTGCTGCGCGGCGCCCTGGGCCTGACCGGGCTGACGCTGGCCGGTTTCGGCTTTCTCTACGCGCTGGCCGGCGTCGGGCTGGGCCAGGCGCTGTTTCCCGCGGCCGCCAACGGCAGCCTGCTCGAGCAGGGCGGCCGCGTGGTCGGCTCGGCGCTGGTGGCGCAGCCGTTCACGGGCGCGCGCTACTTCCAGCCGCGGCCTTCGGCGGCGGGCTACGACACCATGGCCCTGGCCGGCAGCAACCAGGCGCGCAGCCACCCCGAACTGCGCGCGCGCCTCGATGCGGCGCGCGCCGCGGTGGCGCAGCGCGAGGGCATCGCGCCCGCCGCCGTGCCCGCCGAGCTGTTCACCCAATCGGGCAGCGGCAGCGACCCGCATATCAGTCCCGAGGGCGCCGCCGTGCAGATCGCGCGCGTGGCGCAGGCGCGCGGCATGCCGCGGGCCGCGCTGGAGCAACTGGTCGCGCAGCATACCGAGACGCGGCAGCTGGGCGTGCTGGGTCAGCCGCGGGTGAATGTGCTGGCGCTCAATCTGGCGCTGGATGCCAAGGAAGCAGCGCGATGAGCCGTGAACTCGCGGTGGGTGTCGCGGCTGGCGCCGAGCGGCTGGAACTGGTGGTGCTGGGCGGCTCGCCGCGCCTGTGCCGGGCAAGCTTTCCGTCGACTCCCATTGGCTGGGCCGCCGTGCGCGGATTTCTTGCCGGGTACCGCCGGCCGGTGCGCCTGGCCGTGGCGGGTGCGGCGGCGCTGGGCTTTGCGTTGGCCGTGGGCAACACGCCGGAGCGCCGCGTGCTGATCATGTCCCCTGGACCCGCGAAATCGGCGCTGCAACTGGCTGTGCAGGCGAAGAATCACCGGTAGGCTTGGCGCATGCACTACATGAACTTCCAGGCGCCCTGCGATGGGCGCTGAGCAGGCCGCGCAGGCCAACGCGCTGATCGGCGCGCTGCAACGCGAGGGCGCGGGCCGGCTCACGCTGTTCCTGGGCGCCTCGCCCGGCGTGGGCAAGACCTGCGCGATGCTGGCGCGCGCGCGTGAACTGCTGCGCCAGGGCCAGGACGTGGCCATCGGCATCGTCGAGACCCACGGCCGCGCCGAAACCCAGGCCCTGGCCGAGGGCTTGCCGCTGGTGCCGCGGCGCAGCATCGACTACCAGGGCCGCCGGCTCGACGAGATGGACCTCGACGCGCTGCTCGCGCGCCGCCCGGCCGTGGCGCTGGTCGATGAACTCGCGCACCGCAACGCGCCCGGCAGCCGCCACGATCGGCGCTGGCAGGATGTCGAGGAACTGCTGGACGCGGGCATCGATGTCTACACCACGCTCAACATCCAGCACCTCGAGAGCCTCAACGATGTGGTGCACCAGATCACCGGCATCCGCGTCGCCGAGACCGTGCCCGATGCGCTGCTCGAGCGGCTGCGCGACATCCGCCTGGTCGACCTGCCGCCGCGCGAGCTGATCGAGCGCCTGCACCAGGGCAAGGTCTACCTGCCCGATCAGGCCGGGCAGGCGCTGCAGGCGTTCTTCTCGCCCTCGAACCTGACGGCGCTGCGCGAGCTGGCGATGCAGACCGTGGCCGACCATGTCGATGCCGACCTGCGCGAAACGCGCAGCGCGCGCGGCCTGGGCGGCATCGCGCTGCAGCGCCATGTGCTGGTGGCGATCGACGGCCAGGGCCAGTCCGAATACCTGGTGCGCGCCGGCGCGCGCCTGGCCGAGCGCCGCGGCGCGCCCTGGTCGGTGGTCTGCGTCGAGACGCCGCGCAGCCTCGGGCGCGCGCGGCAGGAGCGCCAGCGCGAGATCGACAAGGCCTTTGCGCTGGCCCGCAACCTGGGCGGCGGCACCGAGATCCTGCATGGCGCCGACGTGGCCCAGGTGCTGCTGGACGCGGCCGCGGCGCGCGGCGCGCGCTCCATCGTCATCGGCCGCACGCGCGAACGGCCGGTCGCGCGCATCTTCAACCGCACGCTGACGCAGCAGCTGCTGCGGCGCGGCGCGCGCTACGAGCTGACCATCGTCAGCACGCCGCAGGCGCGCCAGCGCGCACGGCTGCGGCATGGCGTGAACGCCGAGGCCCTGGGCTGGCGCGCGCCGCTGCGGGCCTTGCTGGCCACCGCGGGCGCGGCCGCCGCCGCGGCGCTGGGCCAGCGCTTTCTCGGGCTCGAAGACCTGTCGATGGTGTTCCTGCTGGCGGTGCTGCTGGTGGCCGCGCGCAGCCGCCTGGCCACGGCCGTGGCCACCGCCGTGCTGTGCTTCTTTGCCTACGACTTCTTCTTTCTCGACCCGCTGCTGACGCTGGCCATCGGCTCGCACGGCGGCGTGGCCACGGCGGCGATGTTCCTGGCCACGGCGCTGATTGCCGGGCGGCTGGCCTCGCAGCTGCGGCAGCAGGTCGTGGCGCTGCGCGCCGCCAATGCGCATGCGACAGCGCTGCAGAGCCTGGGGCAGCAGCTGTCCAAGGCCGCCGACCTGGGCCAGGTCATGGCCGCGGGCGCGGCCGCGCTGCAGTCGACGCTGCAGGCGCGTGCCTGGATCCGCATCCAGGGTGCCGCGGAGCCGGCCGCGAACGCCGCGCTGCTGGACGACAAGGACCTCGCGGCCGCGGACTGGACCGAGCGCCACGGCCAGGCCAGCGGCCGCTACACGGACACGCTGTCGCAGTCGGCCTGGTGGTTCCTGCCGGTGCGCTCGGACCAGCAGCAGCTGGGCGTGGCCGGGCTGCAATGGCCGGCGGGCATGGCGCGGCTCGGCTTCGAGCAGCGGCGCCTGGCCGAGAGCATGGTCGAGGACATCGCCCAGGCCGCGCTGCGCGCGCGCCTGGTGGCCGATCTCGAGGCGGCGCGCGTCAGCGCCGAGACCGAGCGCCTGCGCTCGGCGCTGCTGTCGTCGGTATCGCACGACCTGCGCTCGCCGCTGTCGGCGATGATAGGCGCGGCCGGCAGCCTGTCGAGCTACGGCAAGGACATGGGCGAGGACGACCGCCACAGCCTGCTGCAGACCATACGCCTCGAGGGCGAGCGCCTCGATCGCTACATCCAGAACCTGCTCGACATGACGCGCCTGGGCCAGCAGGGCCTTGCGCTCGAGCGCGACTGGATTGGCGTGGACGAACTGGTGGGCTCGGCCGCGCGGCGCCTGCAGCGCTATGTCGGCCACGCCCGCGTCGAAGCCGAGATCCCCGACGGCCTGCCGCTGGCGCATGTGCATCCGGCGCTGGTCGAGCAGGCGCTGTTCAATGTGCTGGAAAATGCCGCCAAGTTCTCGCCGCCCGGCGCCGCCATCCGCGTGCTGGCGCGCAGTACCGAGGCCGGGTTGCTGCAGATCGACGTCTGCGACCAGGGCCCGGGCATTCCCGAGGACGAGCGCCACCGCATCTTCGACATGTTCTACAGCGTCGAGCGCGGCGACCGCGGCCAGCAGGGCACGGGACTGGGCCTGACCATCGTGCAGGCCATCATTGGCGCGCACCTCGGCAGCGTCGAGGCCCTGCCCGGGCCGCAAGGCCGCGGCACCACCATCCGCCTGACGCTGCCCTGGGGCGAGCCGACGGCGCCAGGAAAGCATTGAACATGGAACAGCCATCCACCCAGACCGCGGCCCTCGCGGCGCGCGTGCTGGTCATCGACGACGAGCCGCAGATCCGCAAGTTCGTCGACATCAGCCTGCGCTCGCAGGGCTACGCCACCTTGCTCGCCGATACCGGCGAGCGCGGCCTGGCGCTGCTCGCCACCCAGGGCGCCGACCTGGTGATCCTCGACCTGGGCCTGCCCGACCGCGACGGCCAGCAGGTGCTCAGGGAGCTGCGCCAATGGTCGCGCGTGCCGGTCATCGTGCTCACGGTGCGCTCCAGCGAGACGCAGAAGGTGGCGCTGCTCGATGCCGGTGCCAACGACTATGTGACCAAGCCCTTTGGCATCGAGGAGCTCATGGCGCGCATCCGCGTGCTGCTTCGCAACGCCAGCCGCGCGCCGGATGCCGAGCCGGTCTATGACGACGGCGTGCTGCGCATCGACCTGGCGCGGCGCGAGGTGCAGTTGCGCGGCCAGCCCGTGGCGCTGACGCGCAAGGAGTTCGCGCTGCTGTCGCTGCTGGCGCGCCAGCCCGGGCGCCTGCTGACCCAGCCGCAGCTGCTGCGCGAGATGTGGGGCCCGACCCATGCGGACGACGCGCACTACCTGCGCATCCTGGTCGGCAAGCTGCGCCACAAGCTCGGCGACGCGGCCGCGGCGCCGCGCTACATCCTGACCGAACCCGGCGTGGGATTGCGCTTCCAGGCGCAGGAGCATGGGCAGGCCGCGGATTGAGGCGCAGCCACCGATGCGGCAGCGCCGCCGCGCGCCCTCAGTTCGGCGCGCGGCTGTCGACCACCATGAAATGCTCCACATGCGGCGGCTGCGCGAAGAACGGGCCGATCAGCGCGCGCCATGCGGTGAAGGCCGGCGACTGGCGAAAGCCGACGGTGTGGTCTTCGAGCGTTTCCCAATGCACGGTGAGCACATAGCGGCCCGGGGTCTCGATGCAGGCCAGCACGCTGTGCCCGGCATAGCCCGCGGCCTGCGACAGCACGGTCTGCACGGCGTTCTTGAGCACCGGGCCAAACGCTTCGTGCTGCTCGGGAGCGATCTTGAAATCCACCACTTCGACAATCATCGGCATCTCCAGACAAGCCCGGGCACAACGGCAGGCCCGGGAACTTGGCCCACTGTACGGGGAAAAGCGCCGGCGCCGGCGCGCCCTTGGCTGGTTTGGCGCGGCTGCCGTATGCTGGCGGCAAAGCGCTCCCCCCTCTCTTGCTCCGTGAAAGGCCTGTCCCATGCTGCGTTTTTCCCCTACCCGCCAAGGCCGCCTGAGCTGGCTGGCCCTGGCCATCGCCACGGCGGCCCTGCTCGGTGCCTGCACCAGCACGCGCCCCCCCGCGGGGGTCGAGGCCGTCACGGCGTTCGACCTGCAGCGCTACCAGGGCCGCTGGTACGAGATCGCGCGGCTGGACCACCGCTTCGAGCGCGGCCTGACCGATGTGTCCGCCACCTACACGCCCCAGGCCGACGGCAGCGTGCAGGTGGTCAACCGCGGCTTCTCGCCGGCATCGGGCGAATGGCGTGAAGCCGTTGGCAAGGCCCGCTTCACCGGCGCGCCCACCACCGGCTCGCTCAAGGTCTCGTTCTTTGGCCCGTTCTATGGCGGCTATCACGTGGTGTCGCTCGACGCGGACTATCGCTGGGCGCTGGTGGTCGGGGCAGATCTGGACTATTGCTGGGTGCTGGCACGCGACAAGACGCTGGACCAGGACACGCG encodes:
- a CDS encoding sensor histidine kinase; amino-acid sequence: MGAEQAAQANALIGALQREGAGRLTLFLGASPGVGKTCAMLARARELLRQGQDVAIGIVETHGRAETQALAEGLPLVPRRSIDYQGRRLDEMDLDALLARRPAVALVDELAHRNAPGSRHDRRWQDVEELLDAGIDVYTTLNIQHLESLNDVVHQITGIRVAETVPDALLERLRDIRLVDLPPRELIERLHQGKVYLPDQAGQALQAFFSPSNLTALRELAMQTVADHVDADLRETRSARGLGGIALQRHVLVAIDGQGQSEYLVRAGARLAERRGAPWSVVCVETPRSLGRARQERQREIDKAFALARNLGGGTEILHGADVAQVLLDAAAARGARSIVIGRTRERPVARIFNRTLTQQLLRRGARYELTIVSTPQARQRARLRHGVNAEALGWRAPLRALLATAGAAAAAALGQRFLGLEDLSMVFLLAVLLVAARSRLATAVATAVLCFFAYDFFFLDPLLTLAIGSHGGVATAAMFLATALIAGRLASQLRQQVVALRAANAHATALQSLGQQLSKAADLGQVMAAGAAALQSTLQARAWIRIQGAAEPAANAALLDDKDLAAADWTERHGQASGRYTDTLSQSAWWFLPVRSDQQQLGVAGLQWPAGMARLGFEQRRLAESMVEDIAQAALRARLVADLEAARVSAETERLRSALLSSVSHDLRSPLSAMIGAAGSLSSYGKDMGEDDRHSLLQTIRLEGERLDRYIQNLLDMTRLGQQGLALERDWIGVDELVGSAARRLQRYVGHARVEAEIPDGLPLAHVHPALVEQALFNVLENAAKFSPPGAAIRVLARSTEAGLLQIDVCDQGPGIPEDERHRIFDMFYSVERGDRGQQGTGLGLTIVQAIIGAHLGSVEALPGPQGRGTTIRLTLPWGEPTAPGKH
- the kdpB gene encoding potassium-transporting ATPase subunit KdpB — its product is MRNAHSQESLRPALIAAFTKLAPQHMLRNPVMAVVWAGTLLAAAATLAGLAAPGFGMAVTAILLITVLFGNFAEAVAESRGRGQAASLRRARQDLMARRIDAAGGEARVPAAELRPGDQVLVEAGELVPADGEIEQGLASINEAAVTGESAPVLREAGTDRSGVIGGTLVLSDRIVVRVTAEPGHSFLDRMIALVEGSSRQKTPNEIALGLLLMVMTLTFAIVVATLPFIGGFVGVEVNPVLLVALLVCLIPTTIGGLLPANGIAGMNRALQANVLAKSGKAVEVAGDIDVLLLDKTGTITHGDRQATAFHALPGVGLPQLREAALLASLADPTPEGKSVVKLAGLALEAPAGAQFVPFSAQTRMSGVDLPGGRVIRKGALAAMAAHVRALGGQVPVALEQRVADIARTGATPLVVSDGRQLLGVIALSDVVKHGIRERFAQLRAMGIKTVMITGDNPLTAAHIAAEAGVDDYIAEARPEDKLARIRAEQAEGRLVAMVGDGTNDAPALAQADIGLAMNSGTQAAKEAGNMVDLDSDPAKLLAVVEIGKQQLITRGALTTFSLANDVSKYFAILPALFAVAIPQMAALNVMQLSSPSSAVLSALVFNAVIIPLLIPLALRGVRFRAAGATALLRRNMLVYGLGGLLLPFIAIKLIDLLLSTLFHL
- the kdpC gene encoding potassium-transporting ATPase subunit KdpC, with the protein product MDISTFPGAAPAPAPAALAARGLLRGALGLTGLTLAGFGFLYALAGVGLGQALFPAAANGSLLEQGGRVVGSALVAQPFTGARYFQPRPSAAGYDTMALAGSNQARSHPELRARLDAARAAVAQREGIAPAAVPAELFTQSGSGSDPHISPEGAAVQIARVAQARGMPRAALEQLVAQHTETRQLGVLGQPRVNVLALNLALDAKEAAR
- a CDS encoding lipocalin family protein, which encodes MLRFSPTRQGRLSWLALAIATAALLGACTSTRPPAGVEAVTAFDLQRYQGRWYEIARLDHRFERGLTDVSATYTPQADGSVQVVNRGFSPASGEWREAVGKARFTGAPTTGSLKVSFFGPFYGGYHVVSLDADYRWALVVGADLDYCWVLARDKTLDQDTRTAIVARARALGVDIDALIWVQHTQVDPR
- a CDS encoding antibiotic biosynthesis monooxygenase family protein; translation: MIVEVVDFKIAPEQHEAFGPVLKNAVQTVLSQAAGYAGHSVLACIETPGRYVLTVHWETLEDHTVGFRQSPAFTAWRALIGPFFAQPPHVEHFMVVDSRAPN
- a CDS encoding response regulator, coding for MEQPSTQTAALAARVLVIDDEPQIRKFVDISLRSQGYATLLADTGERGLALLATQGADLVILDLGLPDRDGQQVLRELRQWSRVPVIVLTVRSSETQKVALLDAGANDYVTKPFGIEELMARIRVLLRNASRAPDAEPVYDDGVLRIDLARREVQLRGQPVALTRKEFALLSLLARQPGRLLTQPQLLREMWGPTHADDAHYLRILVGKLRHKLGDAAAAPRYILTEPGVGLRFQAQEHGQAAD